From the genome of Desmodus rotundus isolate HL8 chromosome 2, HLdesRot8A.1, whole genome shotgun sequence, one region includes:
- the DLX1 gene encoding homeobox protein DLX-1 isoform X1, which translates to MTMTTMPESLNSPVSGKAVFMEFGPPNQQMSPSPLSHGHYSMHCLHSAGHSQPDGAYSSASSFSRPLGYPYVNSVSSHASSPYISSVQSYPGSASLAQSRLEDPGADSEKSTVVEGGEVRFNGKGKKIRKPRTIYSSLQLQALNRRFQQTQYLALPERAELAASLGLTQTQVKIWFQNKRSKFKKLMKQGGAALEGSALANGRAMSAGSPPVPPGWNPNSSSGKGSSGSAGSYIPSYTSWYPSAHQEAMQQPQLM; encoded by the exons ATGACCATGACCACCATGCCAGAAAGTCTCAACAGCCCCGTGTCGGGCAAGGCGGTGTTTATGGAGTTTGGGCCGCCCAACCAGCAAATGTCTCCTTCTCCCCTGTCCCACGGCCACTACTCCATGCACTGTTTACACTCGGCGGGCCATTCGCAGCCCGACGGCGCCTACAGTTCGGCCTCGTCTTTCTCCCGACCGCTGGGCTACCCTTACGTCAACTCGGTCAGCAGCCACGCGTCCAGCCCCTACATCAGTTCCGTGCAGTCTTACCCGGGCAGCGCCAGCCTCGCCCAGAGCCGCCTGGAGGATCCAG GGGCTGACTCCGAGAAGAGCACAGTGGTGGAAGGCGGTGAAGTGCGCTTCAATGGCAAGGGGAAAAAGATCCGCAAACCCAGGACGATTTATTCCAGTCTGCAGTTGCAGGCTTTGAACCGGAGGTTCCAGCAAACTCAGTACCTCGCTCTGCCCGAGAGGGCGGAGCTCGCGGCCTCCTTGGGACTCACGCAGACGCAG GTCAAGATCTGGTTCCAGAACAAGCGCTCCAAGTTCAAGAAGCTGATgaagcagggaggggcagctctGGAGGGTAGTGCGCTGGCCAACGGCCGGGCGATGTCTGCCGGCTCCCCGCCCGTGCCACCTGGATGGAACCCCAACTCCTCATCCGGAAAGGGCTCCAGCGGCAGCGCAGGCTCCTACATCCCCAGCTACACGTCATGGTACCCTTCGGCGCACCAAGAAGCTATGCAGCAACCCCAGCTCATGTGA
- the DLX1 gene encoding homeobox protein DLX-1 isoform X2, translating into MTMTTMPESLNSPVSGKAVFMEFGPPNQQMSPSPLSHGHYSMHCLHSAGHSQPDGAYSSASSFSRPLGYPYVNSVSSHASSPYISSVQSYPGSASLAQSRLEDPGQDLVPEQALQVQEADEAGRGSSGG; encoded by the exons ATGACCATGACCACCATGCCAGAAAGTCTCAACAGCCCCGTGTCGGGCAAGGCGGTGTTTATGGAGTTTGGGCCGCCCAACCAGCAAATGTCTCCTTCTCCCCTGTCCCACGGCCACTACTCCATGCACTGTTTACACTCGGCGGGCCATTCGCAGCCCGACGGCGCCTACAGTTCGGCCTCGTCTTTCTCCCGACCGCTGGGCTACCCTTACGTCAACTCGGTCAGCAGCCACGCGTCCAGCCCCTACATCAGTTCCGTGCAGTCTTACCCGGGCAGCGCCAGCCTCGCCCAGAGCCGCCTGGAGGATCCAG GTCAAGATCTGGTTCCAGAACAAGCGCTCCAAGTTCAAGAAGCTGATgaagcagggaggggcagctctGGAGGGTAG
- the DLX2 gene encoding homeobox protein DLX-2: MTGVFDSLVADMHSTQITASSTYHQHQQPPSGGGAGPGSSNVSSLHKPQESPTLPVSTATDSSYYTNQQHPAGGGGGGGSPYAHMGSYQYHASGLNNVPYSAKSGYDLGYTAAYTSYAPYGTSSSPANNEPEKEDLEPEIRIVNGKPKKVRKPRTIYSSFQLAALQRRFQKTQYLALPERAELAASLGLTQTQVKIWFQNRRSKFKKMWKSGEIPTEQHPGASASPPCASPPVSAPASWDFGAPQRMGGGGGPGSGGSGAGSSGSSPSSAASAFLGNYPWYHQTSGSASHLQAAAPLLHPAQTPQPHHHHHHHHHGGGGAPVSAGTIF; this comes from the exons ATGACTGGAGTCTTTGACAGTCTGGTGGCTGATATGCACTCGACCCAGATTACGGCCTCCAGCACGTACCACCAGCACCAGCAGCCCCCAAGCGGTGGTGGCGCTGGCCCGGGGAGCAGCAACGTCAGCAGCCTCCACAAGCCTCAGGAGTCGCCGACCCTCCCGGTGTCCACAGCTACCGACAGCAGCTACTACACCAACCAGCAGCACCCGGCGGGCGGAGGCGGCGGTGGGGGCTCGCCCTACGCGCACATGGGTTCCTACCAATACCACGCCAGCGGCCTCAACAACGTCCCGTATTCCGCCAAGAGTGGCTACGACCTGGGATACACCGCCGCCTACACCTCCTACGCACCCTATGGGACCAGTTCGTCCCCGGCCAACAACGAACCTG AGAAAGAAGACCTCGAGCCTGAAATTCGGATAGTGAACGGGAAGCCAAAGAAAGTCCGGAAACCCCGCACCATCTACTCCAGTTTCCAGCTGGCGGCTCTTCAGCGGCGTTTCCAAAAGACCCAGTACCTGGCACTGCCTGAGCGAGCCGAGCTGGCCGCGTCCCTGGGCCTCACCCAGACTCAG GTCAAAATCTGGTTCCAGAACCGCCGATCCAAGTTCAAGAAGATGTGGAAAAGCGGTGAGATCCCCACGGAGCAGCACCCTGGGGCCAGCGCCTCGCCACCCTGCGCTTCGCCGCCGGTCTCGGCGCCGGCCTCCTGGGACTTCGGCGCGCCTCAGCGGATGGGGGGCGGCGGCGGCCCCGGCAGCGGAGGCAGCGGCGCCGGCAGCTCCGGCTCCAGCCCGAGCAGCGCGGCCTCGGCTTTCCTGGGCAACTACCCGTGGTACCACCAGACCTCGGGCTCCGCCTCCCATCTGCAGGCCGCGGCGCCGCTGCTGCACCCGGCGCAGACCCCGCAgccgcaccaccaccaccaccaccaccaccacggcgGCGGGGGCGCCCCAGTGAGCGCCGGTACGATTTTCTAA